Proteins from a genomic interval of Pseudomonas versuta:
- a CDS encoding DMT family transporter produces the protein MLATTLVLIAAVLHAIWNTLIKFSGERLLVIACMDTVALLLVAALVGFVTFPPVEIWPWILASAVFELLYRVLLIRAYRVGDLGLVYPLMRGLSPLVVLGLTLTFAGEALTGQQIIGILLIPCGMACLLWQGGGGDRLPWSLLPVVALIGLCIGCYTFLDGQALRRWSHPLDYLVWVTLISAWPFPLLALTRRRSAFTLFWRTQWRLGVAVGVCVLASYGLVLWAMQLGSIAEAAALREVSVILVVLFGMRYLKEPFGGPRLLACGLVLIGMLVMKL, from the coding sequence GTGCTGGCAACGACGTTGGTATTGATCGCGGCGGTCTTGCATGCGATCTGGAATACCTTGATCAAGTTCAGTGGCGAACGTTTGCTGGTGATTGCGTGTATGGACACCGTTGCACTGCTACTGGTTGCGGCGCTGGTGGGGTTCGTGACATTTCCACCCGTGGAAATCTGGCCGTGGATTCTGGCATCTGCTGTGTTCGAGCTGCTTTACCGGGTGCTGTTGATTCGCGCGTATCGGGTAGGTGACCTGGGGTTGGTGTACCCCTTGATGCGCGGTCTCTCGCCACTGGTGGTGCTGGGGTTGACCCTGACGTTTGCCGGCGAAGCCCTCACCGGGCAGCAAATCATCGGTATCTTGCTGATCCCCTGTGGTATGGCCTGTCTGTTGTGGCAGGGCGGCGGCGGTGATCGGCTGCCGTGGTCACTGTTGCCCGTGGTTGCACTGATTGGCCTGTGCATTGGCTGCTATACCTTTCTTGATGGTCAGGCCCTGCGCCGCTGGTCGCACCCGCTGGATTATCTGGTGTGGGTGACGCTGATCAGCGCCTGGCCGTTCCCGTTGCTGGCGCTGACCCGCAGGCGATCCGCGTTTACCCTGTTTTGGCGAACGCAATGGCGTTTGGGTGTGGCAGTGGGGGTTTGTGTACTGGCCAGCTATGGGCTGGTGTTGTGGGCCATGCAGTTGGGCTCGATTGCCGAGGCCGCCGCCTTGCGCGAAGTCAGTGTGATTCTGGTGGTGCTGTTCGGTATGCGTTACCTCAAAGAACCTTTTGGTGGGCCGAGGCTCTTAGCCTGTGGGCTGGTGCTGATCGGCATGCTCGTGATGAAACTCTAA
- a CDS encoding MAPEG family protein, whose product MTVAFWCVLIALCLPYVCTAFAKFSDGKFGPSQNHDPRTFLDGLQGFAKRAHSAQLNSFEVTPAFAAAVIIADIVGNAQPVTIDVLAVLFVTSRLLYIICYLADWAMMRSIVWFIGMGLVVSFFFVSM is encoded by the coding sequence ATGACGGTTGCCTTCTGGTGTGTACTGATTGCCCTCTGCCTGCCCTATGTCTGTACCGCCTTTGCCAAGTTCAGCGACGGCAAATTCGGGCCCAGTCAGAACCATGATCCACGTACGTTTCTCGACGGTCTGCAAGGATTTGCCAAGCGCGCCCACAGCGCCCAGCTCAATAGCTTTGAAGTGACACCGGCGTTTGCCGCCGCCGTGATCATTGCCGATATCGTGGGCAATGCGCAGCCAGTGACCATCGATGTGCTGGCGGTGCTGTTTGTTACCAGTCGCCTGCTGTACATCATTTGCTACCTGGCGGACTGGGCGATGATGCGCTCGATTGTCTGGTTCATCGGCATGGGGCTGGTGGTCAGCTTCTTTTTTGTGTCGATGTGA
- a CDS encoding murein transglycosylase A, translated as MSTFFKPLAWALPIVMLLAGCNGSDKDADKDATKPEPHTTYKKADFSALPPVTGTDLQSGFASWRSACIRLKADPNWGSVCSDAATLSASPSVEQISSFLQTHLDVYSLRSAEGSEDGLITGYYEPVYPGSLKPTQAANVPIYGVPSDLIVVNLDSIYPELKGKRLRGRLEGRVLKPYDTAETINSKGLNAPVLAWLTDPMDLQFLQIQGSGRVQLDNGRQLRIGYADQNGHPYKPIGRWLVEQGELKKEDVTMSTIHAWAMMHPERVHEMLASNPSYVFFTQNPDSTEGPRGSLNVPLTAGYSVAVDRKVIPLGSLLWLSTTQADGQPIVRPVAAQDTGGAIAGEVRADFFVGTGPQAGQIAGDMKQKGNIWLLWPKGAALPQ; from the coding sequence ATGAGTACATTTTTCAAGCCTCTGGCCTGGGCATTGCCCATTGTCATGTTGCTGGCCGGATGCAATGGCTCCGATAAGGATGCCGACAAGGACGCCACAAAACCGGAGCCCCACACCACTTACAAAAAAGCTGACTTCAGTGCCCTGCCGCCAGTCACGGGCACTGACCTGCAAAGCGGGTTTGCCTCATGGCGCAGTGCCTGTATCCGGCTCAAGGCCGACCCCAATTGGGGCAGCGTGTGCAGCGATGCCGCCACCTTGAGCGCCAGCCCGAGCGTAGAGCAAATCAGTAGCTTTCTGCAGACCCATCTCGATGTGTATAGCCTGCGTTCGGCTGAAGGCAGTGAAGACGGGTTGATCACCGGCTATTACGAACCGGTATACCCCGGAAGCCTGAAACCCACTCAAGCCGCCAATGTGCCGATTTACGGCGTTCCGTCCGACCTGATTGTGGTCAACCTGGACAGCATCTACCCCGAGCTCAAGGGCAAGCGCCTGCGCGGGCGCCTTGAAGGGCGCGTGCTCAAACCTTACGACACCGCCGAAACCATCAACAGCAAAGGCTTGAATGCTCCGGTGCTGGCATGGCTGACCGACCCGATGGACCTGCAGTTTCTGCAAATCCAGGGCTCGGGCCGGGTACAGCTCGACAATGGTCGCCAACTGCGCATCGGCTATGCCGACCAGAACGGCCATCCGTACAAGCCCATTGGCCGCTGGCTGGTTGAGCAAGGCGAGCTGAAAAAAGAAGACGTGACCATGAGTACCATCCACGCCTGGGCGATGATGCACCCGGAGCGGGTACACGAAATGCTGGCCAGCAACCCCAGCTATGTGTTTTTCACCCAGAACCCCGACAGCACCGAAGGTCCGCGCGGCTCGCTGAATGTCCCGCTTACGGCCGGCTACAGCGTGGCAGTGGATCGCAAGGTAATCCCGCTGGGTAGCCTGTTGTGGTTGTCGACCACCCAGGCCGACGGCCAGCCCATCGTGCGTCCGGTTGCCGCCCAGGACACCGGCGGTGCAATTGCCGGTGAAGTCCGGGCGGACTTCTTCGTCGGCACTGGCCCCCAGGCCGGGCAAATAGCGGGTGACATGAAGCAGAAGGGCAATATCTGGCTGCTGTGGCCCAAAGGCGCAGCGTTGCCGCAGTAA
- a CDS encoding c-type cytochrome, whose translation MIVKRLTVVMLVCLTLSACGGVDPDSPLGQRKAIFKQMLKTSEDLGGMLRGRIAFDGPRFTEGAIKLDALAHEPWKHFPQVKESDQTSATDNVWKKQARFQELARQLEAATGELVVASRIQPYKTGNLTPAMQKVEDTCSGCHKEFRNH comes from the coding sequence ATGATTGTTAAACGACTGACTGTTGTAATGCTGGTCTGCCTGACGCTGTCGGCGTGTGGTGGAGTTGATCCGGACTCGCCGCTGGGCCAGCGTAAAGCGATTTTCAAGCAAATGCTCAAGACCAGCGAAGACCTGGGTGGCATGTTGCGTGGAAGGATTGCCTTTGACGGACCGCGCTTTACCGAGGGAGCGATCAAGCTTGATGCCCTGGCTCATGAGCCGTGGAAGCATTTTCCTCAAGTGAAGGAGTCCGATCAAACCAGCGCTACCGATAATGTCTGGAAAAAACAGGCACGCTTTCAGGAATTGGCTCGCCAGCTTGAAGCCGCTACTGGCGAACTGGTGGTCGCCAGCCGGATACAGCCCTACAAAACCGGCAACTTGACGCCTGCAATGCAGAAAGTTGAAGACACCTGCAGCGGGTGTCACAAGGAATTTCGTAACCACTGA
- a CDS encoding DUF1090 domain-containing protein — MKLFSPLALFTACSLLAAPLMAAEPAPELTGCAAKKQDISQQLEQARAHNNSGQIAGLEKALSEMTANCTDAGLKKERENKVLDAKHEVSKRQADLEKAIKKGDPEKIDKRKTKLAESRKELQEALDQLDK, encoded by the coding sequence ATGAAACTTTTTTCCCCTCTCGCCCTGTTTACTGCCTGCAGCCTGCTGGCTGCTCCGCTCATGGCTGCAGAGCCGGCACCGGAACTGACGGGCTGCGCGGCCAAGAAGCAAGACATCAGCCAGCAACTTGAACAAGCTCGCGCCCACAACAATTCCGGTCAAATTGCGGGTCTGGAAAAAGCCTTGAGCGAAATGACTGCCAATTGCACCGACGCGGGCCTGAAGAAAGAACGCGAGAACAAGGTGCTGGACGCCAAGCACGAAGTCAGCAAGCGTCAGGCTGACCTGGAAAAAGCCATTAAAAAAGGCGATCCGGAAAAGATCGACAAGCGCAAAACCAAACTGGCCGAGTCGCGCAAAGAACTGCAAGAAGCGCTGGATCAGCTGGATAAATAA
- the ligB gene encoding NAD-dependent DNA ligase LigB, with amino-acid sequence MLATLRLICGFWLALLTFNTQAGICPDKADYQALQQQLQTWDDSYHRLGMSQVTDEVYDHSRTRFEGWQHCFKPSVVDNPLKTAGGSIPHPVTHTGLLKLPDEKAVREWIRGRQDLWVQPKVDGVAVTLIYRQGQLHRVISRGDGQTGQDWSRAARSIRAIPRQLPQPVDIVLQGELYWRLPGHIQAGSGSLNARSTVAGLMARHQLNSEQGQGIGLFVWDWPEGPDTQAERLAQLSGLGFADSQTLSQPFDSFEQARQWREHWYNNPLPFASDGLVLRQSRRPAADRWQAKPPNWAAAWKYPHVQALSEVRKVTFNIGRTGRITPILELKPVRFDDRTIKRISTGSFRRWQTLDIRPGDHVAISLAGMTIPRLDSVVSRASNRVEVQAPDPDSFNALSCWQLVPGCESQFLARLSWLSGKKGLAMPFVGPGTWNTLIQAGLIKNLTDWLALDAAQLANIAGLGERSSTRLLNSLHDARQQPFERWVRAIGLPPTAGAPLGQSWQALVARDALAWQQQPGIGASRAVQVNAFLQDPNVQAVSEELRAAGIAGFD; translated from the coding sequence ATGCTCGCCACACTTCGACTTATTTGCGGGTTCTGGCTCGCGCTCCTGACATTCAATACACAGGCTGGGATCTGCCCCGACAAGGCCGACTATCAAGCTCTGCAACAGCAACTGCAAACCTGGGACGACAGCTACCACCGCCTCGGTATGTCACAGGTCACCGATGAGGTTTACGACCACTCGCGCACCCGCTTTGAAGGCTGGCAGCACTGCTTCAAGCCTTCTGTTGTCGACAACCCCCTGAAAACGGCAGGCGGCAGTATTCCTCATCCCGTGACCCATACCGGCCTGCTGAAGCTGCCCGATGAAAAGGCGGTCCGGGAATGGATCAGGGGACGCCAGGATCTGTGGGTGCAACCCAAGGTCGATGGTGTGGCCGTGACCCTGATCTACCGGCAAGGGCAACTGCACCGGGTCATCAGCCGGGGGGACGGGCAAACCGGGCAAGACTGGAGCCGTGCGGCACGCTCCATCAGAGCCATTCCGCGGCAACTGCCACAACCTGTGGACATCGTGTTGCAAGGCGAACTGTATTGGCGCTTGCCCGGCCATATACAAGCCGGATCCGGCAGCCTGAATGCCCGCAGCACAGTCGCCGGCCTTATGGCGCGTCATCAACTCAATAGTGAGCAAGGGCAAGGCATCGGCCTGTTTGTCTGGGACTGGCCCGAAGGTCCCGATACCCAGGCCGAACGGCTCGCCCAACTGAGTGGCCTGGGCTTTGCCGACAGTCAAACCCTGAGCCAGCCTTTCGACAGTTTCGAACAGGCCCGGCAGTGGCGCGAGCACTGGTACAACAACCCGCTGCCGTTTGCCAGTGATGGCCTGGTGTTGCGCCAGAGCCGGCGCCCTGCGGCCGATCGCTGGCAGGCAAAACCGCCAAACTGGGCCGCGGCCTGGAAATACCCGCACGTTCAAGCGCTCAGCGAAGTCCGCAAAGTGACCTTCAACATTGGCCGCACCGGGCGCATAACCCCTATCCTGGAACTGAAACCGGTGCGCTTTGATGACCGCACCATCAAGCGCATCAGCACAGGCTCCTTCAGGCGCTGGCAGACCCTGGATATCCGGCCCGGTGATCATGTCGCCATCAGCCTGGCGGGCATGACCATCCCACGCCTGGACAGCGTGGTGTCGCGTGCCAGTAACAGAGTTGAAGTACAGGCACCCGACCCCGATAGTTTCAACGCGCTCAGTTGCTGGCAATTGGTACCCGGATGCGAAAGCCAGTTTTTGGCTCGCTTGAGCTGGCTCAGCGGCAAAAAAGGTTTGGCCATGCCATTCGTCGGCCCCGGCACCTGGAATACATTGATTCAGGCCGGACTAATCAAGAATCTGACCGATTGGTTAGCCCTGGATGCCGCGCAGCTTGCTAACATTGCCGGCTTGGGCGAGCGAAGCAGCACCCGCTTGCTCAACAGTTTGCATGATGCCCGGCAACAACCGTTCGAACGCTGGGTGCGGGCTATCGGCCTGCCGCCCACTGCGGGGGCGCCTCTGGGCCAGTCATGGCAAGCGCTGGTTGCACGCGACGCCCTGGCCTGGCAGCAACAACCGGGTATCGGCGCCAGCCGCGCAGTTCAGGTGAATGCTTTTTTGCAGGACCCGAATGTTCAGGCTGTAAGTGAAGAATTACGCGCTGCCGGTATTGCCGGTTTCGACTAG
- the metK gene encoding methionine adenosyltransferase produces MSEYSLFTSESVSEGHPDKIADQISDAVLDAIIAEDKFARVACETLVKTGVAIIAGEVTTSAWVDLEQIVRDVITDIGYTSSDVGFDGATCGVMNIIGKQSPDINQGVDRAKPEDQGAGDQGLMFGYASNETDVLMPAPITFSHQLVQRQAEARKSGLLPWLRPDAKSQVTCRYEGGKVVAIDAIVLSTQHNPEVSYKDLREGVMELIVKHVLPAELLHKDTQFHINPTGQFIIGGPVGDCGLTGRKIIVDTYGGMARHGGGAFSGKDPSKVDRSAAYAGRYVAKNIVAAGLAERCEIQVSYAIGVAQPTSISLNTFGTGRISDDKIVKLVREVFDLRPYAITTMLDLLHPMYQETAAYGHFGRTPQTKTVGDDTFTTFTWERTDRAEELRAAAGF; encoded by the coding sequence ATGAGCGAATACTCCCTTTTCACCTCCGAGTCCGTGTCTGAAGGGCATCCGGACAAAATCGCCGACCAGATTTCTGATGCGGTGCTGGACGCCATCATTGCTGAAGACAAGTTCGCCCGTGTGGCGTGCGAAACTCTGGTGAAAACCGGCGTAGCAATCATCGCAGGCGAAGTCACCACTTCGGCCTGGGTTGACCTGGAACAGATCGTTCGCGATGTGATCACCGATATCGGCTATACCAGCTCCGACGTTGGCTTCGACGGTGCGACCTGCGGCGTGATGAACATCATCGGCAAGCAGTCGCCCGACATCAACCAGGGTGTTGACCGTGCCAAGCCTGAAGATCAGGGTGCCGGCGACCAGGGGCTGATGTTCGGCTACGCCAGCAACGAAACTGACGTGCTGATGCCGGCACCGATCACTTTCTCCCACCAGCTGGTTCAGCGTCAGGCCGAAGCCCGCAAATCCGGCCTGCTGCCGTGGCTGCGTCCGGACGCCAAGTCTCAGGTTACTTGCCGCTACGAAGGCGGCAAGGTTGTAGCGATCGACGCCATCGTACTGTCGACCCAGCACAACCCTGAAGTCTCCTACAAAGATCTGCGCGAAGGCGTGATGGAGCTGATCGTCAAGCATGTGCTGCCAGCCGAACTGCTGCACAAAGACACTCAGTTCCACATCAACCCGACCGGCCAGTTCATCATCGGTGGCCCGGTGGGCGACTGCGGCCTGACCGGGCGCAAGATCATCGTTGACACCTATGGCGGCATGGCCCGTCACGGCGGCGGCGCGTTCTCGGGCAAGGATCCATCCAAGGTTGACCGTTCGGCGGCTTACGCAGGCCGTTACGTGGCTAAAAACATCGTGGCAGCCGGCCTGGCCGAACGTTGCGAGATCCAGGTTTCCTACGCGATCGGCGTCGCTCAACCGACTTCGATTTCGTTGAATACCTTCGGCACCGGCAGAATCTCCGACGACAAAATCGTCAAGCTGGTACGTGAAGTATTCGACCTGCGTCCATACGCCATCACCACCATGCTTGATCTGCTGCACCCGATGTACCAGGAAACTGCAGCTTACGGCCACTTCGGCCGCACGCCACAGACCAAGACTGTTGGCGACGACACCTTCACCACGTTCACGTGGGAGCGTACCGACCGCGCTGAAGAACTGCGCGCTGCTGCCGGCTTTTAA
- a CDS encoding ArsR/SmtB family transcription factor, which translates to MNLPAPSIRPDDCDELSALCKAGGDPLRLNVLRALANDSFGVLELTYIFATGQSGMSHHLKVLAQADLVATRREGNAIFYRRALPHTELPGGKLHAALLEEVDNLTLPADVQARISAVHGQRAAASQDFFSRIAEKFRAQQDLIAGLPQYRDSVLALLDKLSFSPAATALEVGPGDGSFLPDLARRFHQVTALDNSPAMLELARQLCECESLDNVSLILADALQDAQLQADCVVVNMVLHHFAAPAEAFRQLANLLQPGGSLLVTELCSHNQAWAREACGDLWLGFEQDDLAHWATAAGLVPGESLYIGLRNGFQIQVRHFQRPAGDTHHR; encoded by the coding sequence ATGAACTTACCCGCGCCTTCAATCCGCCCTGACGATTGCGACGAGCTCTCGGCCCTGTGCAAGGCTGGAGGCGACCCGCTGCGACTGAATGTATTGCGCGCGCTGGCCAACGATTCGTTTGGCGTGCTGGAGCTGACCTATATTTTCGCCACCGGCCAGTCAGGCATGAGCCACCACCTCAAGGTGCTGGCACAAGCGGATCTGGTTGCAACCCGGCGCGAAGGCAATGCGATTTTTTATCGCCGCGCCCTGCCTCACACCGAACTGCCGGGCGGCAAGCTGCATGCGGCGCTGCTGGAAGAAGTCGACAACCTGACGCTGCCCGCCGATGTACAAGCACGCATCAGTGCCGTCCATGGGCAACGTGCAGCGGCCAGCCAGGATTTTTTCTCCCGTATTGCCGAAAAGTTTCGCGCCCAACAGGATTTAATCGCAGGTTTGCCACAGTACCGGGATAGCGTCCTGGCCTTGCTCGACAAACTAAGCTTCAGCCCAGCGGCCACGGCCCTGGAAGTGGGTCCCGGCGATGGCAGTTTCTTGCCTGACCTGGCCCGTCGCTTTCACCAGGTCACGGCACTGGACAACAGCCCGGCGATGCTTGAACTGGCCCGCCAGTTGTGTGAATGCGAGTCACTGGACAACGTCAGCCTGATTCTGGCCGACGCTTTGCAGGATGCACAGCTGCAGGCCGATTGCGTCGTGGTGAACATGGTCTTGCACCATTTCGCCGCACCGGCCGAAGCATTCAGGCAACTGGCCAACTTGTTGCAACCTGGCGGTAGCCTGCTGGTAACAGAGTTGTGTAGCCATAATCAGGCGTGGGCCCGCGAAGCTTGCGGTGATTTGTGGCTAGGTTTTGAACAAGATGATCTGGCCCATTGGGCCACCGCTGCGGGACTCGTTCCCGGGGAAAGCCTCTATATAGGCTTACGTAATGGTTTCCAGATTCAGGTCCGCCACTTTCAGCGGCCGGCTGGCGACACTCACCATCGGTAA
- the tkt gene encoding transketolase yields the protein MPSRRERANAIRALSMDAVQKANSGHPGAPMGMADIAEVLWRDYLKHNPSNPSFPDRDRFVLSNGHGSMLIYSLLHLTGYDLSIEDLKNFRQLHSRTPGHPELGYTPGVETTTGPLGQGFANAVGFALAEKVMGAQFNRPGHDIVDHHTYVFMGDGCMMEGISHEVGSLAGTLGLSKLIAFYDDNGISIDGEVEGWFTDDTPKRFEAYNWQVIRNVDGHDPEEIKTAIETARKSDKPTLICCKTTIGFGSPNKQGKEDCHGAPLGLEEIALTRKALNWNHGPFEVPADIYAEWDAKKAGAVAESEWDKRFAAYAAEFPELAAELSRRLSGKLPADFDAKATAYINEVAAKGETIASRKASQNALNAFGPLLPELLGGSADLAGSNLTLWKGCKGVSAEDASGNYMYYGVREFGMSAIMNGIALHGGLVPYGATFLMFMEYARNAIRMSALMKQRVIYVFTHDSIGLGEDGPTHQPVEQLTSLRTTPNLDTWRPADAVESAAAWKFALERNDGPSALIFSRQNLNHQTRDAAQIADINRGGYVLKDCAGEPELILISAGSEVGLAVQAYEKLTEQGRKVRVVSMPCTSVYEAQDAGYKQSVLPLQVSARIAIEASHADYWYKYVGLEGRVIGMTTYGESAPAPALFEEFGFTLENILGQAEELLED from the coding sequence ATGCCCAGCCGTCGTGAGCGTGCCAACGCCATTCGTGCACTCAGCATGGATGCCGTGCAAAAAGCCAACAGCGGCCATCCCGGTGCCCCAATGGGTATGGCAGATATCGCCGAAGTACTGTGGCGCGATTATCTGAAGCACAACCCGAGCAACCCTTCGTTCCCTGACCGTGACCGCTTCGTGCTGTCCAACGGCCACGGTTCGATGCTGATCTACTCGTTGTTGCACCTGACCGGCTACGACCTGTCGATCGAAGACCTGAAAAACTTCCGTCAACTGCACAGCCGTACCCCGGGCCACCCGGAGCTGGGCTACACGCCGGGCGTAGAAACCACCACCGGTCCTCTGGGCCAGGGTTTCGCCAACGCCGTGGGTTTTGCCCTGGCAGAAAAAGTCATGGGCGCGCAGTTCAACCGTCCAGGCCATGACATTGTCGACCACCACACCTACGTATTCATGGGTGATGGCTGCATGATGGAAGGCATTTCCCACGAGGTTGGCTCCTTGGCCGGCACTCTGGGCCTGAGCAAACTGATCGCGTTCTACGATGACAACGGCATCTCCATCGATGGCGAAGTTGAAGGCTGGTTCACCGACGACACGCCAAAGCGTTTCGAAGCCTACAACTGGCAAGTCATCCGCAACGTTGACGGTCACGACCCGGAAGAAATCAAAACCGCGATCGAGACTGCACGCAAAAGCGACAAGCCAACGCTGATCTGCTGCAAAACCACCATCGGTTTCGGCTCGCCGAACAAACAGGGTAAAGAAGACTGCCACGGTGCTCCATTGGGCCTGGAAGAAATCGCCCTGACCCGCAAGGCACTGAACTGGAACCACGGTCCTTTTGAAGTCCCGGCTGATATCTATGCCGAATGGGATGCCAAGAAAGCCGGTGCTGTTGCCGAGTCCGAGTGGGACAAGCGCTTTGCAGCCTACGCGGCCGAGTTCCCGGAGCTGGCTGCAGAACTGTCCCGTCGCCTGAGCGGCAAGTTGCCAGCTGACTTCGATGCCAAGGCCACTGCCTACATCAATGAAGTGGCTGCCAAAGGCGAAACCATCGCCAGCCGTAAAGCCAGCCAGAACGCCCTGAACGCCTTTGGCCCGCTGTTGCCGGAACTGCTGGGCGGCTCTGCTGACCTGGCCGGCTCCAACCTGACCCTGTGGAAAGGCTGCAAAGGTGTTTCGGCTGAAGACGCCAGCGGCAACTACATGTACTACGGCGTACGTGAGTTCGGCATGAGCGCCATCATGAACGGCATCGCCCTTCACGGCGGCCTGGTGCCTTACGGCGCTACCTTCCTGATGTTCATGGAATACGCCCGTAACGCCATCCGCATGTCGGCCCTGATGAAGCAGCGTGTGATCTATGTATTCACCCACGACTCCATCGGTCTGGGCGAAGACGGCCCGACGCACCAGCCGGTGGAGCAACTCACCAGCCTGCGTACCACGCCGAACCTGGACACCTGGCGTCCGGCCGACGCGGTGGAATCCGCAGCGGCCTGGAAATTCGCTCTGGAGCGCAACGACGGCCCGTCCGCGTTGATCTTCTCCCGTCAGAACCTTAACCACCAAACCCGTGATGCTGCACAAATCGCCGACATCAATCGTGGCGGTTACGTGCTCAAGGACTGTGCAGGCGAGCCTGAACTGATCCTGATCTCGGCCGGTTCCGAAGTGGGCCTGGCGGTTCAGGCTTACGAGAAGCTGACTGAACAGGGCCGCAAGGTGCGCGTGGTTTCCATGCCATGCACCAGCGTTTACGAAGCTCAGGACGCAGGCTACAAGCAGTCGGTTCTGCCGCTGCAGGTCAGCGCGCGGATTGCGATCGAAGCCTCCCATGCAGACTACTGGTACAAGTACGTGGGCCTGGAAGGTCGCGTGATCGGTATGACCACCTACGGCGAGTCGGCGCCTGCGCCTGCCTTGTTCGAAGAGTTCGGCTTCACCCTGGAAAACATCCTGGGTCAGGCTGAAGAGCTGCTGGAAGACTAA
- the epd gene encoding erythrose-4-phosphate dehydrogenase, producing MPQPRPYKVALNGYGRIGRCVLRALFERGAAAGFEIVALNDLADMASLEYLTRFDSTHGRFPGEIRIEGDCLHINGDCVKVFRSATPEGIDWAALGVDLVLECSGVYNTRADAQRFLDAGAPRVLFSQPMASDADVDATIVYGVNQHTLTGEERLVSNASCTTNCGVPLLRLLDQAFGLEYVSITTIHSAMNDQPVIDAYHHEDLRRTRSAFQSVIPVSTGLAKGIERLLPELAGRIQAKAVRVPTLNVSCLDITLVTARDTDAVEVNRVLREAATSGPLKGLLAYTELPHASCDFNHDPHSAIVDASQTRVSGPRLVNLLAWFDNEWGFANRMIDVAEHYLHVTHQKPVL from the coding sequence ATGCCTCAACCGCGTCCTTACAAAGTTGCACTCAACGGCTACGGCCGGATTGGTCGTTGCGTCTTGCGTGCGTTGTTTGAGCGAGGGGCTGCTGCCGGGTTTGAAATTGTTGCACTCAATGACTTGGCCGATATGGCCAGCCTCGAATATTTGACGCGCTTCGACTCCACCCATGGCCGGTTTCCCGGCGAGATACGGATCGAAGGCGACTGCCTGCATATCAATGGCGACTGCGTGAAAGTGTTCCGCAGTGCCACCCCGGAAGGGATCGACTGGGCCGCGCTGGGCGTGGACCTGGTGCTGGAATGCTCCGGTGTCTACAACACCCGCGCCGACGCACAGCGCTTTCTTGATGCCGGGGCTCCCCGCGTGCTGTTTTCGCAACCGATGGCCAGCGATGCCGATGTCGATGCCACCATTGTTTACGGCGTCAACCAGCACACGCTGACCGGCGAAGAGCGGCTGGTGTCCAATGCCTCCTGTACCACCAACTGCGGCGTGCCGCTGTTGCGCTTGCTGGATCAGGCGTTTGGCCTGGAGTACGTGTCGATCACCACCATTCACTCGGCGATGAACGATCAGCCGGTGATTGATGCCTACCACCACGAAGATCTGCGTCGTACGCGTTCGGCGTTTCAGTCAGTGATTCCGGTCTCCACCGGTCTGGCTAAAGGCATTGAACGCTTATTGCCGGAACTTGCCGGCCGAATCCAGGCCAAAGCAGTTCGGGTGCCGACGCTAAACGTATCGTGCCTGGACATTACCCTGGTCACGGCGCGCGACACGGACGCTGTGGAAGTTAACCGCGTGCTGCGCGAGGCCGCCACCAGCGGCCCGCTCAAAGGCTTGCTGGCCTATACCGAACTGCCGCACGCCAGTTGTGATTTCAACCATGACCCGCATTCAGCGATTGTTGATGCCAGCCAGACCCGCGTTTCCGGCCCCCGGCTGGTGAACTTGCTGGCCTGGTTCGACAACGAATGGGGTTTTGCCAATCGAATGATCGATGTGGCAGAGCACTATCTGCACGTAACCCACCAAAAACCCGTTCTCTAA